In Allomuricauda ruestringensis DSM 13258, the following proteins share a genomic window:
- a CDS encoding SulP family inorganic anion transporter, whose product MFKYIKNDLPASIVVFFVALPLCLGIALASGAPLFSGLIAGIIGGIVVGALSGSQIGVSGPAAGLAAIVLTAIGTLGGYQNFLVAVVLGGIIQLIFGFLKAGIIAYYFPSSVIKGMLTGIGIIIILKQIPHFFGYDADPEGDWAFFQVDGENTFSEIINSINFISPGATLIAVVALAILILWGQVLTKKSKIFELIQGPLVAVVIGIVYYSLTQGNGTWGISQEHLVSVPVPDSFDSFLGFFSFPNFSAISNPEVWITGFTIALVASLETLLCVEATDKLDPEKRTTPTNRELRAQGVGNMLSGLVGGLPVTQVIVRSSANIQSGGKTKASAIIHGFFLLGSVILIPTLLNKIPLSVLAAILFIVGFKLAKPSLFKTMYQAGWKQFVPFAVTVVGIVFTDLLVGISLGLGVGIVVVLIKSYQNSHFLHIEDKSNGAHKIKMTLAEEVTFFNKGAILKELDSLPENSYLELDVRKTRFLDNDIVEILEDFSNKAKNRNIDIKIISEKGEIENPDSYIEFFNLRPKKSA is encoded by the coding sequence ATGTTCAAGTATATAAAAAATGACTTGCCTGCCAGTATTGTGGTCTTTTTTGTGGCACTACCGCTTTGTTTAGGTATTGCCTTGGCCAGTGGTGCCCCTTTATTTTCGGGACTTATTGCAGGTATTATTGGGGGAATCGTTGTAGGTGCACTAAGTGGTTCCCAAATTGGGGTAAGTGGCCCTGCTGCAGGACTTGCAGCCATTGTACTAACCGCTATCGGCACCTTGGGAGGGTATCAAAACTTTCTGGTTGCCGTAGTTTTAGGTGGTATAATCCAGCTTATTTTCGGATTTCTAAAGGCCGGTATTATTGCCTATTATTTTCCATCATCGGTAATTAAAGGTATGCTCACTGGTATTGGAATCATCATTATTCTAAAGCAAATTCCCCATTTTTTTGGTTATGATGCCGACCCGGAAGGTGATTGGGCCTTCTTTCAAGTAGATGGTGAAAACACCTTTAGTGAAATTATAAACTCCATCAATTTTATAAGCCCCGGGGCAACCCTTATCGCTGTTGTTGCCTTGGCCATACTTATTTTGTGGGGTCAGGTTTTAACGAAGAAATCCAAGATCTTTGAGCTTATACAAGGACCTTTGGTCGCTGTGGTTATTGGAATTGTGTATTATTCATTGACCCAGGGCAATGGCACTTGGGGAATCTCGCAAGAGCATTTGGTAAGCGTTCCGGTACCGGATAGCTTTGATTCGTTCTTGGGCTTTTTTAGTTTTCCCAATTTCTCCGCCATATCTAACCCGGAAGTTTGGATAACAGGTTTCACCATTGCATTGGTAGCCAGTTTGGAAACATTGCTCTGTGTAGAGGCAACGGATAAATTAGATCCTGAAAAAAGAACAACGCCCACCAACCGTGAACTTAGGGCCCAAGGAGTTGGAAATATGCTTTCTGGTTTGGTCGGAGGGCTTCCGGTTACACAGGTAATCGTTCGTAGTTCGGCCAATATTCAATCCGGAGGTAAAACAAAGGCTTCTGCTATCATCCACGGATTCTTTCTACTCGGTTCGGTAATATTGATACCGACCTTGCTCAATAAGATTCCGTTGTCCGTTTTGGCCGCCATATTGTTTATTGTGGGTTTTAAACTCGCAAAGCCATCGCTTTTCAAAACCATGTACCAAGCAGGTTGGAAACAATTTGTTCCCTTTGCGGTAACCGTAGTAGGTATTGTTTTTACAGACCTTTTGGTCGGAATCAGTTTAGGCCTTGGAGTTGGTATTGTCGTTGTTCTTATCAAAAGCTACCAAAACTCCCACTTCCTTCATATTGAAGATAAGAGCAATGGAGCGCATAAAATTAAAATGACCCTTGCGGAAGAGGTTACCTTTTTTAACAAAGGTGCCATTTTAAAAGAGTTGGACAGTCTTCCTGAAAACTCTTATCTTGAATTGGATGTTAGAAAAACACGTTTTCTTGATAATGATATCGTGGAAATCCTAGAAGACTTTTCAAACAAAGCGAAGAACAGGAACATCGACATAAAAATTATTTCGGAAAAAGGCGAAATTGAAAATCCAGATAGTTACATCGAATTTTTTAATCTAAGACCGAAAAAATCGGCATAA
- a CDS encoding membrane protein: MFLREFPQDSGPIYLETVEGRFPVEPFNTYSNLIFLVLVIYWGLKVYRNPKEHQFLAWILPIIGASYIGGTIYHATRSHEFWLRLDWMPIMLLCGALVIYFIFKLVSLWWQRLLLIIVLLGASFLFRILPIPPRLRISLGYVITAITILVPIAWYLVRTKGKNIIFVIVSFVIFGIAIFFRSIDLHQNFFPMGTHWLWHLLGGIAVHFLIAYIFKDNLLNLSANSISNHD, encoded by the coding sequence ATGTTTCTTCGAGAGTTCCCACAAGATTCAGGACCTATATATCTGGAAACCGTTGAGGGTAGGTTTCCCGTTGAACCCTTTAATACCTATAGCAACCTCATTTTTTTGGTGCTGGTTATCTATTGGGGGCTCAAAGTGTACAGAAATCCTAAAGAACACCAATTTTTAGCATGGATACTTCCCATAATTGGCGCCAGTTATATTGGTGGAACTATCTACCATGCCACCCGGAGCCACGAATTCTGGTTGCGTTTGGATTGGATGCCCATTATGCTTTTGTGCGGGGCATTGGTGATTTATTTTATTTTTAAACTGGTAAGTTTATGGTGGCAACGGCTCCTATTGATCATTGTATTGCTCGGGGCTTCTTTTTTATTTCGGATTCTGCCCATCCCACCAAGATTAAGGATTTCTTTAGGATATGTAATAACGGCAATAACCATACTTGTTCCCATAGCTTGGTATTTGGTCAGGACCAAGGGAAAGAACATCATTTTTGTGATTGTTTCCTTTGTAATTTTCGGAATCGCCATCTTCTTTAGGAGCATTGATCTGCATCAAAATTTCTTTCCGATGGGAACCCATTGGCTGTGGCATCTTTTGGGTGGAATTGCAGTACATTTTCTTATTGCCTATATATTCAAGGACAATTTGCTAAATTTGTCCGCCAATAGCATAAGCAATCATGATTGA
- a CDS encoding SulP family inorganic anion transporter, which yields MFKHLKGDLFGGITAGIVALPLALAFGVSSGLGPSAGLYGAIFISFFAALFGGTNTQISGPTAPMTAVSMVVIAGIIAVNDGDINKALPAILTVFLLAGIMQVGLGLLGMGKYIKYIPYPVVSGFMTAIGIIILVTQILPAVGYYPKEDEGYVNQFMPEAEEAILDNILQEEAGEGILVLEDFTETIKRAEKITHADMLKEAGTLASKDASGVLGTFKVLPRALKDIDWLELALALATIIIIYGFKRITTAIPSTLVALIVVSGAAFGFGLDYRPIEQIPSGLPIPNLEIFTSFNLSVVTPYIFTALTLALLGAIDSLLTSVVADNMTQTKHKPNKELVGQGIGNSIAAIFGGLPGAGATIRTVVNINSGGKTRLSGMIAGLLLLIILLALGPVASQIPAAVLAGILVTVGIGVMDYRGLKAIPHLPKDMKIGPLKLSSEVIIMLVVMVLSSIWNLVYAVGIGLVIASLMFMKKIGDLTAQRSNVKALREEAWSDEKNIPQKIKDKVFIKHIKGPLFFGSTNEFQQLASQIPEDASTVIIRMGRMQYMDQTGLYAMEDVLQDLKRKDILVLLVNILDQPRYMLERIDIVPDLIPEKYIFKSFKSCLDWVDTNLNHQE from the coding sequence ATGTTTAAACACCTAAAAGGAGATTTGTTCGGAGGAATTACTGCAGGCATTGTGGCCCTTCCCTTGGCCCTTGCCTTTGGTGTAAGTTCTGGATTAGGGCCTAGCGCAGGTTTGTACGGTGCGATTTTCATCAGTTTTTTTGCTGCTCTTTTTGGAGGAACCAATACACAAATTTCGGGACCCACCGCTCCGATGACAGCCGTGAGCATGGTGGTCATCGCGGGTATCATTGCCGTTAACGATGGAGATATCAACAAGGCGCTTCCCGCTATTTTAACCGTTTTCCTATTGGCAGGAATTATGCAGGTTGGTTTGGGCCTATTGGGCATGGGAAAATATATAAAGTACATTCCATATCCTGTGGTTTCTGGTTTTATGACCGCTATTGGAATCATCATTTTAGTTACCCAAATATTGCCGGCCGTAGGGTATTACCCCAAGGAGGACGAAGGCTATGTCAATCAATTTATGCCCGAAGCCGAAGAGGCGATTTTAGATAATATACTGCAAGAAGAGGCCGGTGAGGGAATTTTAGTTTTGGAAGACTTTACGGAAACCATTAAGCGTGCCGAAAAAATCACACATGCCGATATGCTCAAAGAGGCTGGTACCTTGGCCTCAAAAGACGCATCGGGAGTATTGGGAACATTTAAAGTACTGCCCAGGGCACTCAAGGACATTGACTGGCTGGAATTGGCCTTGGCTTTGGCAACCATTATCATTATTTACGGTTTTAAACGAATAACTACGGCCATCCCCAGTACATTGGTTGCCCTGATCGTAGTTTCTGGTGCGGCTTTCGGATTTGGATTGGATTACAGGCCCATTGAACAGATTCCAAGTGGACTGCCCATTCCCAACTTAGAAATTTTTACATCGTTCAACCTTAGTGTTGTCACGCCCTATATTTTCACCGCACTCACGCTGGCACTGCTTGGCGCCATAGACTCATTGCTTACCTCCGTGGTTGCAGACAATATGACCCAGACCAAACATAAACCCAACAAGGAGTTGGTAGGCCAGGGTATTGGAAACAGTATTGCAGCTATTTTTGGAGGGCTTCCTGGCGCTGGTGCCACCATCAGGACCGTGGTAAACATAAACTCCGGGGGGAAAACAAGGCTGTCCGGTATGATTGCTGGACTACTTTTGCTCATTATTTTACTTGCCTTGGGACCAGTAGCATCGCAAATACCCGCCGCAGTATTGGCAGGTATTTTGGTAACAGTAGGTATTGGTGTGATGGATTACAGAGGCTTAAAAGCCATTCCCCATCTGCCCAAAGACATGAAAATAGGGCCTCTAAAACTCAGTTCCGAAGTAATTATCATGTTGGTGGTAATGGTATTGTCATCCATTTGGAACTTGGTATATGCCGTTGGAATCGGCCTTGTAATTGCCTCTTTGATGTTTATGAAGAAAATTGGAGATTTAACTGCGCAACGCTCTAATGTAAAGGCCCTACGGGAAGAAGCGTGGTCCGACGAAAAAAATATACCTCAAAAAATTAAGGATAAGGTTTTCATAAAACACATAAAAGGGCCTTTGTTTTTTGGATCTACCAACGAATTTCAACAACTCGCTTCACAAATACCCGAAGATGCCTCTACAGTAATAATACGGATGGGCAGAATGCAGTATATGGACCAAACGGGCCTATATGCCATGGAAGATGTTTTGCAAGATTTAAAACGAAAAGATATTCTTGTGCTCTTGGTGAATATTCTGGACCAACCCAGATACATGCTGGAACGTATTGATATTGTTCCAGATCTTATCCCGGAAAAATATATCTTCAAAAGCTTTAAATCCTGTTTGGATTGGGTGGATACAAACTTAAACCACCAAGAATAA
- a CDS encoding carbonic anhydrase family protein, translating to MKAHTKETQSSMTPEKAIQFLKEGNQRFQQNLKANRNLLEQVNDTKDGQFPFATILSCIDSRVSAELVFDQGLGDIFSIRIAGNFVNEDILGSMEFACKLAGTKTIVVLGHTACGAVKGACDHARLGNLTALINKIEPAVAAVHEPKDESLRNSKNLEFVDAVSVKNVEMTLENIRNQSNVLKEMEDNGEIAIVGAMYDISDGKVTFL from the coding sequence ATGAAAGCACACACAAAAGAAACGCAGTCATCCATGACGCCAGAAAAAGCCATTCAATTTTTGAAGGAGGGCAATCAACGTTTTCAACAAAACTTAAAAGCGAACAGAAACCTGTTGGAACAGGTAAATGATACAAAGGACGGTCAATTTCCGTTTGCGACCATTTTAAGCTGCATTGATTCAAGAGTATCCGCTGAGCTTGTTTTTGACCAAGGGTTGGGGGACATTTTTAGTATAAGAATTGCAGGGAATTTTGTTAACGAAGATATCTTGGGCAGCATGGAGTTTGCTTGCAAATTGGCAGGAACAAAAACCATTGTAGTTTTGGGGCATACTGCCTGTGGAGCGGTAAAAGGAGCATGCGACCATGCTCGTTTGGGCAATCTTACGGCATTGATCAACAAAATTGAACCTGCCGTGGCCGCTGTCCACGAACCTAAGGACGAATCTTTAAGAAACTCTAAAAATTTAGAGTTTGTCGATGCGGTTTCGGTCAAAAACGTTGAAATGACCTTGGAAAACATCAGAAATCAAAGTAACGTTCTAAAAGAAATGGAAGACAATGGAGAAATTGCCATAGTCGGTGCCATGTACGATATCTCTGATGGTAAAGTTACCTTTCTGTAG
- the pheS gene encoding phenylalanine--tRNA ligase subunit alpha: MIDTIKEHIAEVEKFTSTSIEEIEAFRIKYLGKKGLLNSFFAEFKNVPNEQKKDFGKVVNQLKDAATDKVNALKETLESQTETVGKYGDLTRPGEPVEIGSRHPINIVKNQIIDIFSRIGFNVSEGPEIEDDWHNFTALNLPEYHPARDMQDTFFIQTDPDILLRTHTSSVQVRYMESNKPPIRTISPGRVYRNEAISARSHCFFHQVEGLYVDKNVSFADLKQTLQYFTSEMFGKSKIRLRPSYFPFTEPSAEVDVYWGLETETDYRMTKGTGWLEIMGCGMVDPNVLKNCGIDPDVYSGFAFGMGIDRIALLLHQISDIRLLSENDVRFLEQFKSAL; encoded by the coding sequence ATGATTGATACCATAAAGGAACACATAGCCGAAGTAGAAAAATTTACTTCAACCTCAATAGAAGAAATTGAAGCATTCCGAATCAAGTATTTAGGAAAAAAAGGGCTTTTGAACAGTTTCTTTGCCGAATTTAAGAATGTACCCAACGAACAAAAGAAAGATTTTGGCAAGGTTGTCAATCAATTGAAAGATGCCGCTACCGATAAAGTCAATGCCCTTAAGGAAACCTTGGAGAGCCAAACAGAAACTGTTGGTAAATATGGGGATTTGACACGCCCTGGGGAGCCTGTTGAAATTGGTTCCCGCCATCCCATCAATATTGTAAAGAATCAGATCATCGATATTTTCTCCCGAATCGGGTTCAATGTTTCCGAAGGCCCCGAAATTGAGGATGACTGGCACAACTTTACGGCACTAAACCTTCCGGAATACCACCCTGCAAGAGACATGCAGGATACTTTTTTCATACAAACGGACCCGGATATCCTTTTACGCACCCATACCTCATCCGTACAGGTAAGGTATATGGAGAGCAATAAACCGCCCATCAGGACCATTTCTCCAGGAAGGGTTTATAGAAACGAGGCCATATCGGCACGTTCCCATTGCTTTTTCCATCAGGTAGAAGGGTTGTATGTGGATAAGAACGTATCCTTTGCCGATCTGAAACAGACCTTGCAATATTTTACCTCGGAAATGTTCGGCAAGTCCAAAATTAGGTTGCGCCCTTCTTATTTCCCATTTACGGAGCCCAGCGCAGAAGTTGATGTTTACTGGGGCCTAGAGACCGAAACGGATTACCGCATGACCAAAGGTACCGGTTGGTTGGAAATAATGGGCTGTGGTATGGTAGACCCCAACGTACTTAAAAATTGCGGTATAGACCCCGATGTATATTCTGGATTTGCCTTTGGAATGGGAATAGACCGTATTGCGTTGTTGCTACATCAAATTTCCGACATTCGTCTCCTCAGCGAGAATGATGTTCGCTTCTTAGAACAATTCAAAAGCGCATTGTAG
- a CDS encoding BatD family protein: MKVLKGNILFILGMLLFTGLHSHAQDDAEAEEITFTMNLSKEELGLNERLRVDFTMNKDGDNFKPPQFNGFNVVMGPSQSISSSWVNGKRSFSKTYTYILVPTARGSFTINQATIEIDGQTYKTTPKQVEVTAAVDKPNSQKTVDDVADESLHLVAEVSKGNPYLNEAVTVVYKLYVSPNISVTNYRPLDNPTYNNFWSQDIPVTKHTAQNGTYQGKPYRYVVLKRVVLYPQRSGQLDIEPLSLEIFVDVPTNRRDFFGGRIYTSTSKTVSAGSRTINVKPLPEAGKPANFSGAVGDFDFSVSTSKTQLNASESLQAKVEVTGKGNLKLFQLPEPELPSSLEVYDPEYEESINTYSTGMEGKVANNYTIVPSFRGKYPIPSISFSYFNPSTGNYKTINSEEINIEVIEGPTSGSANITSPSANKQLVVPTGEQFHFININPNLSPIGIDRFFGSRLFFILLLAPLLLIPIAIFTFKKREAIASDVVGNKIKKANKLARKYLSTAKKELGNKEAFYVALEKGLHNYLKAKLHIETSEFSKDKITSILSEKNVGQKDVDGFIALLTSCEMARYSPFSNVQMQQDYEKASEVISNLDKQL, translated from the coding sequence ATGAAAGTGTTGAAGGGCAACATATTGTTTATTCTGGGAATGTTACTCTTTACGGGCTTACATTCACATGCCCAAGACGATGCAGAAGCAGAAGAGATTACGTTTACCATGAACTTGAGCAAAGAGGAATTGGGGCTAAACGAACGTCTTCGGGTAGATTTTACCATGAACAAGGACGGCGACAACTTTAAGCCGCCCCAATTCAATGGGTTCAATGTTGTAATGGGACCTTCGCAATCCATTAGCTCTTCTTGGGTAAATGGCAAGCGTAGTTTTTCCAAAACCTACACCTATATTTTGGTGCCCACGGCCAGGGGAAGCTTCACCATAAATCAGGCCACCATCGAGATTGATGGCCAAACATACAAGACAACACCTAAACAAGTAGAGGTAACCGCAGCCGTGGACAAACCCAACTCGCAAAAAACAGTGGATGATGTTGCCGACGAAAGTCTTCATTTGGTTGCAGAAGTATCAAAAGGCAACCCTTATTTAAATGAAGCTGTTACCGTAGTCTATAAGCTGTATGTAAGTCCAAACATAAGTGTTACAAATTACCGTCCATTGGACAATCCTACCTATAATAATTTTTGGAGCCAAGATATTCCGGTTACCAAGCACACCGCGCAAAACGGCACTTACCAAGGTAAACCCTATAGATATGTGGTTTTAAAACGAGTGGTACTGTACCCTCAAAGATCAGGACAGCTGGACATTGAGCCACTTTCTCTCGAGATTTTTGTTGATGTACCCACCAACAGAAGAGACTTTTTTGGTGGCCGAATTTATACCTCAACAAGTAAGACTGTTTCTGCCGGTAGCAGAACCATTAACGTAAAACCATTGCCTGAAGCTGGAAAACCAGCTAATTTCAGTGGAGCAGTCGGAGATTTTGATTTTTCGGTGAGCACTAGCAAAACCCAACTGAATGCCTCGGAGTCGCTTCAGGCCAAAGTTGAAGTTACTGGAAAAGGGAACTTGAAATTGTTCCAACTTCCAGAGCCAGAACTGCCAAGTTCTTTGGAAGTATATGATCCCGAATATGAGGAATCCATCAACACCTATAGTACTGGTATGGAGGGAAAAGTGGCCAATAATTATACCATTGTTCCTTCATTTAGGGGAAAATATCCCATTCCAAGTATTTCTTTCAGCTATTTTAATCCGAGTACAGGTAACTATAAAACCATTAATTCAGAAGAAATCAATATTGAGGTAATCGAAGGACCTACAAGTGGCTCGGCCAATATAACAAGCCCCTCTGCCAACAAGCAATTGGTTGTACCGACCGGGGAGCAGTTTCATTTCATCAACATAAACCCGAACCTGAGCCCTATTGGTATTGATCGCTTTTTTGGCTCAAGACTCTTTTTTATTCTTTTGCTGGCCCCATTATTGTTGATTCCAATAGCCATTTTCACATTTAAAAAGAGAGAGGCCATTGCCAGCGATGTGGTCGGGAACAAAATAAAGAAAGCCAACAAACTGGCCAGAAAATATCTTTCAACAGCTAAAAAGGAACTCGGGAACAAAGAAGCATTCTATGTGGCACTTGAAAAAGGCTTGCACAATTATTTAAAGGCCAAATTGCATATAGAGACATCCGAATTCAGCAAGGATAAAATTACAAGTATTCTTTCGGAAAAAAATGTTGGCCAAAAGGATGTTGATGGCTTTATAGCATTACTGACCAGTTGTGAAATGGCACGTTATAGCCCGTTTTCCAATGTGCAGATGCAACAAGATTATGAAAAAGCAAGTGAAGTAATTTCTAATTTGGACAAACAGTTATGA
- a CDS encoding GbsR/MarR family transcriptional regulator — translation MEKSKEEIIETLGLHLEKEYNLPPLAARLYTILILTDEDGITFEDCLEKRGASKSSTSTSLNLLLNMGLVTYFTKPSDRRRYFTTAKKKTFFLSKLQENLSRMETEKNIITLVLGYHKKNSPKKYEEGQVRTQVYLDYVNDNEKILKKSIKKLESIIDE, via the coding sequence ATGGAGAAGTCGAAGGAAGAAATAATAGAAACTTTAGGACTCCATTTGGAGAAAGAGTATAATCTGCCTCCGCTGGCCGCCCGGTTATATACAATCCTGATTTTAACAGATGAAGACGGAATCACTTTTGAGGATTGTTTGGAAAAACGAGGTGCAAGCAAAAGCTCTACCTCTACCTCTTTGAACCTTTTATTAAACATGGGCTTGGTTACCTATTTTACCAAACCCAGTGATAGAAGAAGGTATTTCACCACCGCTAAGAAAAAGACTTTCTTTCTTTCCAAGCTTCAAGAAAACTTAAGTCGTATGGAAACCGAAAAAAATATAATCACCTTGGTTTTGGGCTATCATAAAAAAAATAGCCCTAAAAAATATGAAGAAGGTCAAGTAAGAACCCAAGTGTATCTGGATTATGTAAACGACAACGAGAAAATCCTAAAAAAATCAATCAAAAAATTAGAATCCATTATAGATGAGTAA
- a CDS encoding SH3 domain-containing protein produces the protein MKKIVLLFCMLSLSFGFSQNEALFNEATELYNNGEYSVAIENYKEIVENGEHSAALYFNLGNCYYKLNSIGPSIYYYEKALLLDPHNREIQNNLAFAQNMRLDAIEEVPTTGVSKIYKSVVGLLSYNQWAYLAVGLVFLFVLAYMAYYFLRPANQKRAAFISSMLSLALCAVSVLMAYLGYQQYKNDDPAIVFEKEVNVSSEPNTNSSTIFTIHEGTKVNILDELDDWKRIRIADGQTGWLLSDNIKSLKDF, from the coding sequence ATGAAAAAGATAGTCCTTTTATTTTGTATGCTTTCGCTCTCTTTTGGATTTTCCCAAAACGAGGCTCTGTTTAATGAAGCCACCGAACTTTACAATAATGGGGAATACTCCGTAGCTATTGAAAATTACAAAGAAATTGTAGAAAATGGCGAGCATTCAGCCGCACTGTATTTTAATTTGGGGAATTGCTACTACAAACTCAATTCCATTGGCCCCAGTATCTATTACTACGAAAAAGCATTGCTTCTTGACCCACATAATAGGGAAATCCAAAATAATTTAGCGTTTGCCCAAAATATGAGGCTGGATGCCATTGAGGAGGTTCCTACAACGGGGGTATCCAAAATCTACAAATCAGTTGTGGGCTTGCTCTCCTATAATCAATGGGCTTATTTGGCCGTTGGATTGGTCTTTTTGTTTGTTTTGGCCTATATGGCCTATTATTTTCTTAGACCAGCCAACCAAAAGAGGGCTGCATTTATTTCAAGTATGCTCTCTCTTGCTTTGTGCGCTGTCTCTGTTTTAATGGCCTACCTTGGCTATCAACAATACAAAAACGATGACCCGGCCATAGTTTTTGAGAAAGAAGTCAATGTTAGTTCAGAACCTAATACCAACAGTAGCACTATCTTTACCATTCACGAAGGAACCAAAGTGAATATTTTGGACGAACTGGACGATTGGAAAAGAATACGTATTGCCGATGGGCAGACAGGATGGTTGTTGAGTGACAATATTAAGTCGTTGAAAGACTTTTAG